The following proteins are encoded in a genomic region of Trichoplusia ni isolate ovarian cell line Hi5 chromosome 18, tn1, whole genome shotgun sequence:
- the LOC113502931 gene encoding uncharacterized protein LOC113502931 codes for MSFADKVVLVTGGSSGIGAAAAVLFAKEGAAVAVVGRNRAKLDSVAQRCRELGARTLLITADIANDQEASTIVQKTIDEFGKLDVLVNNAGMTHIASILADDIMKSYDTVIRTNLRATVHITSLAVPHLIKSKGNIVNISSTLARLINTTMLSYCISKAGLDHFSRVISQELGAFGVRVNVVSPGPVYTDILENAGLPDLYDEWGTETPLGKTAQPEEVADMILYLASDKAKSVTGANFLIDNGSLVKK; via the coding sequence ATGAGTTTCGCGGACAAAGTGGTGTTGGTGACGGGAGGCAGCTCGGGCATAGGCGCCGCTGCGGCCGTGCTGTTTGCTAAGGAGGGGGCGGCTGTGGCGGTGGTGGGCCGCAACCGAGCCAAGCTGGACAGCGTGGCGCAACGCTGCCGAGAGCTGGGCGCGCGCACGCTCCTCATCACCGCCGACATCGCCAACGACCAGGAGGCCAGCACCATCGTGCAGAAAACCATCGATGAGTTCGGAAAACTTGATGTTCTTGTAAACAACGCAGGAATGACGCATATAGCGTCAATACTTGCTGATGATATCATGAAGTCTTACGACACAGTTATACGCACAAACCTTCGAGCTACAGTCCACATAACCAGTTTAGCTGTACCGCATCTTATAAAAAGCAAAGGGAATATTGTTAACATATCCAGCACTCTAGCAAGATTGATTAATACGACGATGCTATCGTACTGCATTTCTAAAGCTGGTTTGGATCATTTTTCAAGAGTCATATCTCAAGAATTAGGAGCTTTTGGAGTAAGAGTCAACGTTGTAAGTCCTGGGCCTGTTTATACTGACATTTTGGAGAACGCTGGACTTCCTGATCTGTATGATGAATGGGGTACAGAAACCCCTCTAGGGAAGACAGCTCAGCCCGAAGAAGTAGCCGATATGATACTGTACTTAGCCAGTGATAAAGCAAAGAGCGTTACTGGTGCTAACTTTTTGATTGACAATGGTTCGTTAGTGAAGAAATGA
- the LOC113502928 gene encoding uncharacterized protein LOC113502928 — MVTMSFADKVVLVTGGSSGIGAAAAVLFAKEGAAVAVVGRNRAKLDSVAQRCRELGARTLLITADIANDQEASTIVQKTIDEFGKLDVLINNAGITHLAGLQSTNIMESYDMVMNTNLRATVYITSLAVPHLISTKGNIINISSTLGKASNKRMLAYCVSKAGLDHFSKVIALELASSGVRVNTVRLGPVITDILENAGLPFTWDDLAKETPLGKVATADEAADMILFLASDKAKSVTGGEFTIDNGILIK, encoded by the coding sequence ATGGTTACGATGAGTTTTGCGGACAAAGTGGTGTTGGTGACGGGAGGCAGCTCGGGTATCGGCGCCGCTGCGGCCGTGTTGTTCGCTAAGGAGGGGGCGGCTGTGGCGGTGGTGGGCCGCAACCGAGCCAAACTGGACAGCGTGGCGCAGCGCTGCCGAGAGCTGGGCGCGCGCACGCTCCTCATCACCGCCGACATCGCCAACGACCAGGAGGCCAGCACCATCGTGCAGAAAACCATCGATGAGTTCGGAAAACTCGATGTTCTCATCAACAATGCTGGTATCACACATTTGGCAGGACTACAGAGTACCAACATTATGGAGTCATACGACATGGTTATGAACACAAATCTTCGAGCCACGGTCTACATCACCAGCCTAGCGGTTCCTCATCTTATATCAACTAAAggaaacattataaatatatcaagTACGCTTGGAAAAGCCTCGAATAAACGAATGTTGGCTTACTGCGTATCTAAAGCAGGTTTGGATCATTTTTCTAAAGTCATAGCTTTAGAACTGGCGTCATCTGGAGTGAGAGTAAACACTGTGAGGTTGGGACCGGTGATAACTGATATTCTGGAGAATGCTGGACTTCCCTTTACATGGGATGACTTGGCTAAGGAAACTCCGCTTGGAAAAGTTGCCACTGCTGATGAAGCAGCTGATATGATATTATTCCTGGCAAGCGATAAGGCTAAGAGCGTCACTGGGGGTGAATTTACAATAGACAATGgcattttgattaaataa